From a region of the Chondrinema litorale genome:
- the tnpB gene encoding IS66 family insertion sequence element accessory protein TnpB (TnpB, as the term is used for proteins encoded by IS66 family insertion elements, is considered an accessory protein, since TnpC, encoded by a neighboring gene, is a DDE family transposase.), which produces MRKGFDGLSGLVENYMGQKIYSGDAFIFLGKRLDRLKVLVWPAPRWEPSGFILYYKRLESGGRHPVRLNY; this is translated from the coding sequence ATGCGCAAGGGCTTCGATGGATTGAGTGGTTTGGTAGAAAACTATATGGGACAAAAAATCTATTCAGGAGATGCCTTTATATTCTTAGGCAAACGACTTGATCGTTTAAAGGTGCTTGTTTGGCCGGCACCCCGGTGGGAACCCAGTGGTTTTATTCTTTACTACAAGCGGTTAGAATCAGGTGGCCGGCACCCGGTACGTTTAAATTACTAA
- a CDS encoding IS4 family transposase, which yields MGLKDGNICYFFFELLKSELFSVDFQKQHSMKSQDFIRQRLLGFSQIAAILINRVVKNLSIEVSNFFNTIGSYSTCSKQAFSKARKKLKHTAFIALNRKYVQGFYQTSLSSLYQNTYYVFAVDGSLCQLPTSPAIVKHFGLWKNHTDTGMPMGRSCVVYDVLNHVVIQGALARNSESEQNLFRVIYHQISEYLPQLRPKVIWLMDRAYPSYDLCKTIEMNGGSFLIRCKRNFCKEVAQFAASDKLEARVILSAKVWYTKKGVKKESIHTQPLTIRVVKIPLSGGEIEYLITNLELPATELKILYSMRWGIETYYDYLKHTLELENFSSKTAEGILQDYHASLLTSNLIQLLITEAQQELDALKGKKGNKYHYQINKVVATGILRGELIKLLFTQKDIAYRLSQLKEQIKRSKNAVVPNRSFKRHKFKRSRRKFHLNKKKAL from the coding sequence ATCGGTTTAAAAGATGGAAACATATGCTACTTTTTTTTTGAGCTACTTAAATCTGAACTTTTTAGTGTTGACTTTCAAAAGCAACATAGTATGAAGTCACAAGATTTTATTCGGCAACGACTATTGGGATTCTCACAGATAGCCGCTATTTTAATCAATCGGGTTGTAAAGAACCTCAGTATTGAAGTGAGTAATTTTTTTAACACCATTGGCAGTTATTCGACTTGCAGTAAACAAGCTTTCAGTAAAGCCCGCAAAAAGTTGAAGCATACTGCCTTTATAGCTCTGAATCGAAAGTATGTACAGGGATTTTATCAAACATCTTTGAGCAGTCTCTATCAAAACACTTATTATGTTTTTGCTGTGGATGGGAGTCTATGCCAACTTCCAACTTCACCGGCTATAGTAAAACATTTTGGCCTTTGGAAGAATCATACTGATACGGGTATGCCCATGGGTAGGTCTTGTGTAGTATATGATGTGCTCAATCATGTAGTAATTCAAGGAGCATTAGCGAGGAATTCAGAAAGTGAGCAAAACTTATTTCGGGTCATTTATCACCAAATTTCTGAGTACCTGCCTCAGCTCAGACCCAAAGTTATTTGGCTTATGGATAGAGCTTATCCATCTTATGACCTATGTAAAACCATAGAAATGAACGGTGGTAGTTTCCTGATTCGTTGCAAGCGAAATTTTTGTAAGGAGGTAGCGCAATTTGCAGCTTCTGATAAACTAGAAGCTCGGGTGATTTTATCAGCAAAGGTTTGGTACACAAAAAAAGGTGTGAAAAAAGAAAGCATACATACTCAACCTTTAACCATAAGAGTTGTAAAAATTCCACTTTCTGGAGGTGAAATAGAATATTTGATAACCAATCTTGAGCTACCTGCCACAGAGCTTAAAATACTTTATAGTATGCGCTGGGGAATAGAAACTTATTACGATTACTTAAAGCATACACTAGAATTGGAAAACTTTTCCAGCAAGACTGCAGAAGGCATATTACAAGATTATCATGCCAGTTTACTTACCAGTAACTTAATCCAACTATTAATAACAGAAGCACAGCAAGAACTTGATGCACTAAAAGGAAAAAAAGGTAATAAATATCACTATCAAATAAACAAGGTAGTAGCCACAGGTATCTTAAGGGGAGAACTGATTAAGTTATTGTTTACTCAAAAAGATATAGCTTACCGATTAAGTCAACTCAAAGAGCAGATAAAAAGAAGTAAAAATGCTGTAGTACCCAATCGCTCCTTCAAAAGACATAAGTTCAAAAGAAGTAGGAGAAAGTTTCATCTTAATAAGAAAAAAGCACTATAA
- a CDS encoding IS66 family transposase: MRRYFEKALDNNESRARHALLLFQQLYAVEREARENKLDALQRYELRQEKSRPIMDILGQWIVDEYPKVLPKSIIGKAMHYLAGRYNKLYVYLNDGRLEIDCAATVTT, encoded by the coding sequence GTGCGCCGCTACTTTGAAAAAGCTTTAGATAACAATGAATCCAGAGCCAGGCATGCCTTGCTATTATTCCAGCAATTGTATGCTGTTGAACGTGAAGCAAGAGAAAACAAACTAGATGCTTTACAGCGATATGAGCTTAGGCAAGAAAAATCTCGTCCAATCATGGATATATTGGGACAATGGATTGTGGATGAGTATCCTAAGGTATTGCCCAAATCTATCATTGGTAAAGCCATGCATTATCTGGCAGGAAGATATAATAAGCTGTATGTATATCTCAATGACGGCAGGTTAGAAATAGATTGCGCGGCAACCGTAACAACTTGA
- a CDS encoding ISL3 family transposase, giving the protein MNLLESLLPKVPAIQFEKFTIDTEGKYPVLAIDILRTATTVACPHCGKNSHYIHSYYCRTVQDLSICNFQLKLNLGVRKYYCQNPACRFKIFCERLGPEIQAYQRKTTRVKLEMQAIALKIGANPASQLCQKLFLNVSSSTLLRLMHSKKLQNFSTPRVLGVDDWAFRKGDNYGTILVDLEKNKPIDLLPDRTSETLKNWLEAHPGIEIISRDRSGAYAEAAKQGAPDALQVADRRVSQTGIY; this is encoded by the coding sequence ATGAACCTACTAGAATCCTTACTACCAAAAGTTCCTGCAATACAATTTGAAAAATTCACAATAGATACTGAAGGAAAATATCCTGTGTTGGCAATTGATATTTTACGAACAGCTACTACAGTAGCATGCCCGCATTGTGGGAAAAACAGTCATTATATTCATAGCTATTATTGCAGAACAGTACAGGATTTATCTATATGCAACTTTCAATTAAAATTAAATTTGGGTGTCAGAAAATACTATTGTCAAAATCCTGCATGCAGGTTTAAAATTTTTTGTGAACGATTAGGACCTGAAATACAAGCATATCAACGTAAAACCACTCGCGTAAAACTAGAAATGCAAGCCATAGCTCTTAAAATAGGTGCTAATCCAGCTTCTCAGTTATGTCAAAAATTATTTTTGAATGTAAGTAGTAGTACTTTGCTAAGATTGATGCATAGTAAAAAGCTTCAAAATTTCTCCACACCAAGAGTTTTAGGTGTTGATGATTGGGCATTTAGAAAAGGAGATAATTATGGGACAATTTTAGTTGATCTTGAAAAAAACAAACCAATAGATTTGCTGCCTGATAGAACCTCAGAAACTTTAAAAAATTGGTTAGAAGCTCACCCTGGAATTGAAATTATTAGCAGAGATCGTTCAGGAGCCTATGCAGAAGCTGCCAAACAAGGCGCACCAGATGCTTTACAAGTTGCAGATCGACGGGTCTCGCAGACTGGCATTTACTGA
- the tnpC gene encoding IS66 family transposase produces MTGTGDTTLLEQNAALIEEKKQLLEQVESLKAELSELKRLIYGSKRERFIPSDTNSKQLTLPLDENVSAETPAKVKQTISYQRATQGEKLPQGSSRQPLPAHLPRKEVVLEPEVDTTHMRKIGEEITEELDMTPAKVFVRRYIRPRYVSKEEEFYIANLPARPIDKGIPGPGLLAHILVDKFCHHLPFYRQQKRFNQLGIKIAPSTLGNWLKPACQLLDPLYEALRFEVLNNNYLQVDESPIKVLDDTKKGKTHRGYYWQALLWVYYSPEQQVVLFDYQKGRSREGPVNMLQGYEGYIQTDGYKVYDQLLEEEGMNIILVGCIRVPARHLCAATLKKL; encoded by the coding sequence ATGACAGGAACAGGAGATACTACTTTATTAGAGCAAAATGCTGCATTAATAGAAGAGAAAAAACAACTCTTGGAGCAGGTTGAATCACTTAAAGCTGAGCTATCAGAATTAAAGCGTTTGATCTACGGTAGCAAGCGAGAACGATTCATTCCTAGTGATACCAATAGTAAGCAGCTCACTTTGCCATTAGATGAAAATGTTTCTGCTGAAACACCTGCCAAAGTCAAACAAACCATTAGTTATCAAAGGGCTACTCAAGGTGAAAAGCTGCCCCAAGGCTCATCTCGCCAGCCATTACCAGCACATTTACCTCGCAAAGAGGTAGTGTTAGAACCTGAAGTGGATACCACTCACATGCGCAAGATTGGAGAAGAAATTACTGAGGAGTTAGACATGACACCTGCTAAGGTATTTGTTCGTCGCTACATCAGACCTCGTTATGTGAGTAAAGAAGAAGAGTTTTATATAGCCAACCTACCAGCCAGACCAATTGACAAGGGTATCCCAGGCCCAGGACTACTAGCCCATATTCTGGTGGATAAATTTTGTCACCACCTACCATTTTACAGACAACAAAAAAGGTTTAACCAGTTAGGGATAAAGATTGCTCCTAGTACTTTAGGTAACTGGTTAAAGCCAGCTTGCCAGTTACTAGACCCTTTATATGAGGCATTGAGGTTTGAGGTATTGAATAATAATTACCTGCAAGTTGATGAAAGCCCAATTAAGGTGTTAGATGATACCAAAAAAGGAAAGACTCACCGAGGTTACTACTGGCAGGCACTCCTGTGGGTGTACTATTCTCCAGAGCAACAAGTTGTATTGTTTGATTACCAAAAAGGCAGATCTAGAGAAGGTCCAGTCAATATGCTACAAGGTTATGAAGGCTATATCCAAACAGATGGGTACAAAGTCTATGATCAACTCCTTGAAGAAGAAGGGATGAACATCATCCTTGTTGGATGCATCCGGGTGCCGGCCAGGCACCTGTGCGCCGCTACTTTGAAAAAGCTTTAG
- the tnpA gene encoding IS66 family insertion sequence element accessory protein TnpA has translation MHTSKEMFPVVEDWLASGLTQKAYSLQHNLPLHILPYWVSRYRKRKSESTPKEKSAKFIPVNYEKPILQGVEIEFPNGIILRFSKAVSPTYLHQVLKLCSD, from the coding sequence ATGCATACCTCTAAAGAAATGTTTCCAGTAGTGGAAGACTGGTTGGCTAGTGGCTTGACTCAAAAAGCATATAGTCTACAACATAATTTACCACTTCATATCTTACCTTACTGGGTATCTCGATATCGCAAGCGAAAGTCTGAGTCAACTCCAAAAGAAAAATCAGCAAAGTTTATTCCTGTAAACTATGAAAAGCCAATACTTCAAGGCGTAGAAATAGAATTCCCCAATGGCATCATCCTCCGTTTTTCAAAAGCAGTATCACCTACTTATTTACACCAAGTCTTGAAGCTATGTTCGGATTAA
- a CDS encoding helix-turn-helix domain-containing protein yields MQKLLEKHNSDLRKASWSLEKEERQKILQAEEEKLLQQSQQKKPSQPSRYALIFKEVKTLFSQGMGKKTIAKKLSISKNTVKRYLQFEEYPEKSLPTVKSNSARNYYNELKYHWSCGEKSPTKLWKLLVEQGIPVTYRSVHSIVNQFGEKEKSPPKTVIINWSSRKVSRLLLSYQKEMKVKEYKYIKALCQIQPNIQVARSLSIQFRNILAKRKGELLLKWIDACKQSDIAIMKRFGKSISRDYDAVKAAATYNWSGTPRAMGQ; encoded by the coding sequence TTGCAGAAATTATTAGAGAAACATAATTCTGATTTACGAAAGGCATCTTGGTCATTGGAAAAAGAGGAAAGACAAAAAATACTACAAGCTGAAGAGGAAAAATTGCTTCAACAATCCCAACAAAAGAAACCCTCTCAACCAAGTAGATACGCACTCATATTTAAAGAAGTAAAGACTTTGTTTTCTCAAGGAATGGGAAAAAAGACTATTGCTAAAAAGCTATCTATTAGCAAGAATACAGTTAAAAGATATTTGCAATTTGAAGAGTATCCTGAAAAAAGCTTACCTACAGTTAAATCGAACTCAGCTCGGAACTATTATAATGAACTTAAATATCATTGGAGCTGTGGAGAAAAAAGTCCAACAAAGCTATGGAAGTTATTAGTTGAACAAGGTATTCCAGTTACCTATCGAAGTGTTCATTCAATAGTAAATCAGTTTGGCGAAAAAGAAAAGAGTCCACCCAAAACGGTTATAATCAATTGGAGTTCAAGGAAGGTAAGCAGATTATTGTTAAGTTATCAAAAGGAAATGAAAGTCAAAGAATACAAATACATTAAAGCCTTATGCCAAATTCAACCAAACATACAAGTAGCAAGGAGTTTATCAATCCAATTCAGAAACATACTTGCTAAAAGAAAAGGTGAGTTACTTTTAAAATGGATTGATGCATGTAAGCAAAGTGATATAGCAATCATGAAAAGGTTTGGAAAGTCTATAAGTAGGGATTATGATGCAGTAAAAGCTGCGGCTACATATAACTGGAGTGGGACTCCCCGAGCAATGGGCCAGTAG